In the Micromonospora narathiwatensis genome, one interval contains:
- a CDS encoding phosphoglycerate kinase: MSIRNLDDLLAEGVSGRRVLVRADLNVPLDKQTGEITDDGRIRAVLPTLSALVQAGAKVVVCSHLGRPKGAPDPQFSLRPVAGRLGELLGAPVHFAEDTVGDSARACVDGLADGQVALLENLRFNKGETSKDDAERGAFADQLAAFGEAYVDDAFGAVHRKHASVYDVPARLPHVAGRLVLREVEVLSKLTADPERPYVVVLGGSKVSDKLAVIEALLPTVDRLLIGGGMCFTFLKAQGHEVGSSLLEEEMVETCRNLMERAPGKIMLPVDVVAADAFAPDAAHDTVPADGIPSHRLGLDIGPETVAGFAAALSQAKTVFWNGPMGVFEMAPFANGTRGVAEAITKADAFSVVGGGDSAAAVRALGLDESSFSHISTGGGASLEYLEGKTLPGIAALES, encoded by the coding sequence GTGAGCATCCGGAACCTCGACGATCTGCTCGCCGAGGGGGTCTCGGGTCGGCGCGTGCTGGTGCGCGCCGACCTGAACGTCCCGCTCGACAAGCAGACCGGTGAGATCACCGACGACGGTCGGATCCGGGCCGTCCTGCCGACCCTGAGCGCGCTGGTCCAGGCCGGCGCCAAGGTGGTCGTCTGCTCGCACCTGGGCCGCCCGAAGGGCGCGCCGGATCCGCAGTTCAGCCTGCGCCCGGTCGCCGGGCGGCTCGGCGAGCTGCTCGGGGCTCCGGTCCACTTCGCCGAGGACACCGTCGGCGACTCCGCCCGCGCCTGCGTGGACGGGCTGGCCGACGGTCAGGTCGCGCTGCTGGAGAACCTGCGCTTCAACAAGGGCGAGACCAGCAAGGACGACGCCGAGCGGGGCGCCTTCGCCGACCAGCTCGCCGCCTTCGGCGAGGCGTACGTCGACGACGCCTTCGGCGCCGTGCACCGCAAGCACGCCAGCGTGTACGACGTGCCGGCCCGGCTGCCGCACGTCGCCGGCCGGCTGGTGCTGCGCGAGGTGGAGGTGCTCAGCAAGCTGACCGCCGACCCGGAGCGGCCGTACGTGGTGGTGCTGGGCGGTTCCAAGGTCTCCGACAAGCTCGCGGTGATCGAGGCGCTGCTGCCGACGGTCGACCGGCTGCTCATCGGCGGCGGGATGTGCTTCACCTTCCTCAAGGCGCAGGGCCACGAGGTGGGCTCCTCACTGCTCGAGGAGGAGATGGTCGAGACCTGCCGCAACCTGATGGAACGCGCGCCGGGCAAGATCATGCTCCCGGTCGACGTGGTGGCCGCGGACGCCTTCGCCCCGGACGCCGCGCACGACACCGTGCCCGCCGACGGCATCCCGAGCCACCGGCTGGGCCTGGACATCGGTCCGGAGACGGTGGCCGGCTTCGCGGCCGCGCTGTCCCAGGCGAAGACCGTCTTCTGGAACGGCCCGATGGGCGTGTTCGAGATGGCCCCGTTCGCCAACGGCACCCGGGGTGTCGCGGAGGCGATCACCAAGGCCGACGCGTTCAGTGTGGTCGGCGGCGGTGATTCGGCGGCGG
- the gap gene encoding type I glyceraldehyde-3-phosphate dehydrogenase: MTIRVGINGFGRIGRNFFRAVLASGADIEVVAVNDLTDNATLAHLVKYDSILGRLPHEVKATDDEISVGGHTIKAYAEKDPAQLPWGEAGVDVVIESTGFFTDATKAKAHLDGGAKKVIISAPAKNEDVTVVMGVNQDQYDPAKHNIISNASCTTNCLAPMAKVLHDTFGIQQGLMTTIHAYTQDQNLQDAPHKDLRRARAAALNIVPTSTGAAKAIGLVLPDLKGKLDGYALRVPIPTGSTTDLTVTVGRETTVDEVNAALKAAANGPLKGILVYNEDPIVSADIVTDPASCIFDAPLTKVIGNQVKVVGWYDNEWGYSNRLVDLVKLVGSSL; this comes from the coding sequence GTGACCATCCGGGTTGGCATCAACGGCTTCGGCCGGATCGGCCGCAACTTCTTCCGGGCAGTGCTGGCGTCCGGCGCTGACATCGAGGTCGTGGCGGTCAACGACCTGACCGACAACGCGACGCTCGCCCACCTTGTCAAGTACGACAGCATCCTGGGTCGCCTCCCGCACGAGGTGAAGGCCACCGACGACGAGATCAGCGTGGGCGGCCACACCATCAAGGCGTACGCCGAGAAGGACCCGGCCCAGCTGCCGTGGGGCGAGGCCGGCGTCGACGTCGTCATCGAGTCCACCGGTTTCTTCACCGACGCCACCAAGGCGAAGGCGCACCTCGACGGCGGGGCCAAGAAGGTCATCATCTCCGCTCCGGCGAAGAACGAGGACGTCACCGTCGTCATGGGTGTCAACCAGGACCAGTACGACCCGGCCAAGCACAACATCATCTCGAACGCCTCCTGCACCACCAACTGCCTCGCCCCGATGGCGAAGGTGCTGCACGACACGTTCGGCATCCAGCAGGGTCTGATGACCACCATCCACGCGTACACCCAGGACCAGAACCTGCAGGACGCGCCGCACAAGGACCTGCGCCGGGCCCGGGCCGCCGCGCTCAACATCGTGCCGACCTCGACCGGCGCCGCGAAGGCGATCGGCCTGGTCCTGCCCGACCTGAAGGGCAAGCTGGACGGCTACGCGCTGCGGGTGCCGATCCCGACCGGCTCCACCACCGACCTGACCGTCACGGTCGGCCGGGAGACCACCGTGGACGAGGTCAACGCCGCGCTGAAGGCCGCCGCGAACGGCCCGCTCAAGGGCATCCTGGTCTACAACGAGGACCCGATCGTCTCCGCCGACATCGTCACCGACCCGGCGTCGTGCATCTTCGACGCGCCGCTGACCAAGGTGATCGGCAACCAGGTCAAGGTCGTCGGCTGGTACGACAACGAGTGGGGCTACTCGAACCGCCTGGTCGACCTGGTCAAGCTGGTGGGTAGCTCGCTGTGA